From Streptomyces yatensis, one genomic window encodes:
- a CDS encoding LacI family DNA-binding transcriptional regulator: MVTLAEVARHAGVSASTVSYVLSGKRSISAPTRERVEQSIKELGYHPNAGARALASSRSNILALMVPLRTDMYVPVMMEIAIAVATTARAHGYDVLLLTGEEGPAAVRRVTGSGLADAMIVMDVELEDERLPLLHAARQPTVLIGLPADTVGLTCVDLDFTATGALCAEHLAELGHREIAVVGEAAAVYERHTGFAERTLEGLRRRAGELGVRLLHRPCEGSYESMDGTLSRIFDERPGTTGFVVQNEAAIEPLLSLLRRQGRAVPEDVSVVAVCPEQVATQASVRLTSVAIPAEEMGRRAVELAVAKLEGQPLEEQVTLLAPELTVRTSSGPAPGTS, encoded by the coding sequence ATGGTCACCCTCGCCGAGGTCGCCCGGCACGCCGGAGTCTCCGCCAGCACGGTGAGCTATGTCCTCAGCGGCAAGCGGTCGATCTCCGCCCCCACGCGCGAGCGCGTCGAACAGAGCATCAAAGAACTCGGCTACCACCCGAACGCCGGGGCCCGCGCCCTGGCCAGCAGCCGCTCCAACATCCTCGCGCTCATGGTGCCACTGCGGACGGACATGTATGTGCCGGTCATGATGGAGATCGCCATCGCGGTCGCCACCACCGCCCGCGCCCACGGCTATGACGTGCTGCTGCTCACCGGCGAGGAGGGCCCGGCGGCGGTGCGCCGGGTGACCGGCAGCGGGCTCGCCGACGCCATGATCGTGATGGATGTGGAGCTGGAGGACGAGCGGCTGCCGCTGCTGCACGCGGCCCGCCAGCCCACCGTACTGATCGGGCTGCCCGCCGACACCGTCGGCCTGACCTGCGTCGATCTGGACTTCACCGCCACCGGAGCCCTGTGCGCCGAGCATCTGGCGGAGCTCGGCCACCGGGAGATCGCCGTCGTGGGCGAGGCCGCGGCCGTCTATGAGCGCCATACCGGCTTCGCCGAGCGGACCCTGGAGGGGCTGCGGCGCCGCGCCGGTGAGCTGGGAGTGCGGCTGCTGCACCGGCCGTGCGAGGGCAGCTACGAGTCCATGGACGGCACCCTCTCCCGGATCTTCGACGAGCGGCCCGGCACCACCGGCTTCGTGGTGCAGAACGAGGCGGCCATCGAACCGCTGCTCAGCCTGTTGCGGCGGCAGGGGCGCGCGGTCCCCGAGGACGTCTCGGTGGTCGCCGTCTGCCCCGAGCAGGTGGCCACCCAGGCGTCGGTGCGGCTCACCTCGGTGGCCATTCCGGCTGAGGAGATGGGGCGGCGCGCGGTGGAGCTGGCGGTGGCGAAGCTGGAGGGGCAGCCCCTCGAGGAGCAGGTGACACTGCTGGCCCCGGAGCTGACCGTACGGACCAGCTCGGGCCCGGCGCCCGGCACCTCCTGA
- a CDS encoding glycoside hydrolase family 12 protein — MRRTARTLFLTPLIALLALIGFAAAPAQAATWSSSDQWGTWSNGGYTLYNNIWGSGAGAQTIWANSFGDWGVWANHPNTGGIKSYPNAKKAVGKKISAISSLTSSYNVTVPSSGAYNTSYDIWDTNYDYEIMLWVNKTGPVGPLGTAQGNVSLGGHTWSVYKGSNGANEVFSFIRTSNSTAGSVDIKPIVNWIKNTKGWFGDVTIGDVQFGYEITSSAGGLDFRTNSVGVSAS; from the coding sequence GTGCGACGAACCGCCCGAACGCTCTTCCTGACCCCGCTGATCGCGTTACTCGCGCTGATCGGCTTCGCCGCCGCCCCCGCCCAGGCCGCCACCTGGTCCTCCTCGGACCAGTGGGGCACCTGGTCCAACGGCGGCTACACCCTCTACAACAACATCTGGGGCTCCGGCGCCGGGGCCCAGACCATCTGGGCCAACTCCTTCGGCGACTGGGGAGTGTGGGCCAACCACCCGAACACCGGCGGCATCAAGTCCTACCCCAACGCCAAGAAGGCCGTCGGCAAGAAGATCAGCGCCATCTCCAGCCTGACCAGCAGCTACAACGTCACCGTGCCGTCCTCGGGCGCGTACAACACCTCGTACGACATCTGGGACACCAACTACGACTACGAGATCATGCTCTGGGTCAACAAGACCGGCCCGGTCGGCCCGCTCGGCACCGCCCAGGGCAATGTCTCCCTCGGCGGCCACACCTGGAGCGTCTACAAGGGCAGCAACGGAGCCAATGAGGTCTTCTCCTTCATCCGCACCTCGAACTCCACCGCCGGCTCCGTGGACATCAAGCCCATCGTGAACTGGATCAAGAACACCAAGGGCTGGTTCGGCGATGTGACCATCGGCGACGTCCAGTTCGGCTACGAGATCACCTCCTCGGCCGGCGGTCTGGACTTCCGGACCAACAGCGTCGGCGTGAGCGCGAGCTGA